Proteins from a single region of Runella sp. SP2:
- a CDS encoding polyphosphate polymerase domain-containing protein, with translation MTAKANSFKLKNTVTTTEELFEAIKQQAKAFEAISLAEMDSVKLMNRTDAKFVIPLGMFSVILSDLLPHYRILEVNGLRLADYETLYFDTESLQLYHEHQSGRLNRYKIRQRNYVQSNLIFTEVKFKNNKGRTIKTRVRQQQLPGEKMEDNVCGFLQRLTPFAATDLQPVLWVDYTRMTLVSRTTAERLTLDLNLTFRNEKTVKNYAPVVVAEVKQESLKHSFFLDLMKKYKLREGSISKYCLGIISLYNHVKYNRFKSKLNHLHKLAHAFSARTHHA, from the coding sequence ATGACGGCAAAGGCAAACTCATTCAAACTAAAAAATACCGTTACGACGACTGAGGAGTTGTTTGAGGCAATCAAGCAGCAAGCCAAGGCGTTTGAAGCGATTTCGTTGGCCGAAATGGACAGTGTAAAGCTGATGAACCGTACCGACGCCAAGTTTGTGATTCCGCTCGGAATGTTCTCAGTGATTCTCTCCGATTTGCTTCCTCATTACCGCATTTTGGAAGTAAATGGCTTGCGACTGGCCGACTATGAAACGTTGTATTTTGATACCGAATCCTTGCAACTTTATCACGAACATCAGTCGGGAAGGCTTAATCGCTACAAGATTCGTCAGCGTAACTACGTGCAATCAAACCTCATTTTTACGGAAGTTAAATTTAAGAATAATAAAGGGCGTACCATCAAAACACGAGTACGCCAACAACAACTTCCTGGCGAAAAGATGGAAGATAATGTTTGTGGTTTCCTACAACGGCTGACGCCGTTTGCTGCCACCGACTTACAGCCCGTTTTGTGGGTGGACTATACCCGCATGACCCTTGTAAGTAGAACTACTGCCGAACGGCTTACGCTGGATTTAAACCTGACGTTTCGAAACGAAAAGACAGTTAAAAATTATGCTCCAGTTGTCGTCGCCGAAGTAAAGCAAGAGTCGCTCAAACACTCGTTTTTTCTGGATCTGATGAAAAAGTATAAACTCAGAGAAGGGTCAATTAGTAAATATTGCCTGGGCATTATCAGCCTTTACAACCACGTCAAGTACAATCGGTTTAAATCAAAACTCAATCATTTACACAAACTAGCGCATGCTTTTTCTGCAAGAACTCACCACGCCTGA
- a CDS encoding CotH kinase family protein gives MPLNSYSDTSMKIVRSTIFVALMAFVVTSCKDKVQEVTPGDGTAETANPDWTTESHSGDGTPNYDIVFPQSQVNTLEITMTAADWTAIKTDMQTLTGTAFGTRSSGSQGGGGVPGGNPPNGGNGGGAPGGGGLDLIGGTPIYVATTLKFNGKAWNKVGFRLKGNSSLSSTWGAGIYKLPFRLKFDEFEDKYPEINNQRLYGFKELSMSPAYADNSLIREKVVADIFRMGGVAAARTAFYKVYINFGEGAKYCGIYTMVEIIDDTMVKDQFGETKGNIYKPESTFQSFVQSQFEKKNNETAADYSDVQAFVTALNSTDRTTNAAQWRANLEKTFNVDNYLKYLAINNTIVNWDSYGAMAHNYYLYNSPTNKLTWIPWDHNMSMTSSATGGGMSRSAVSLAMTEVGTGWPLIRNVAADPVYYAKYKQYVRSFADNVFTTAKMNELFEKYTTLVTPYVTGTEKEVSPYTNLTSTTAFTASLAELKQHVVTRNQAVNTFLK, from the coding sequence ATGCCTCTAAACTCATATTCTGACACCTCTATGAAAATTGTTCGTTCCACGATTTTTGTGGCACTCATGGCCTTTGTTGTCACTTCTTGCAAAGATAAAGTGCAGGAAGTAACCCCTGGCGATGGCACTGCCGAAACCGCCAACCCCGACTGGACAACCGAGTCGCACAGTGGCGATGGCACCCCCAACTATGACATTGTCTTTCCACAAAGCCAAGTTAATACCCTCGAAATCACGATGACGGCCGCCGATTGGACAGCCATCAAAACCGATATGCAAACCCTCACAGGAACGGCTTTTGGCACGCGTAGCAGCGGTTCACAAGGTGGCGGCGGAGTACCAGGCGGCAACCCACCCAACGGAGGAAACGGCGGTGGCGCCCCTGGCGGTGGTGGCCTCGACCTCATCGGTGGCACCCCCATCTACGTAGCTACTACCCTCAAATTCAACGGAAAAGCATGGAACAAGGTAGGATTCCGCCTTAAAGGCAATTCAAGTCTTTCTTCGACTTGGGGCGCTGGTATTTATAAACTCCCCTTTCGACTAAAGTTTGATGAATTTGAAGACAAATATCCAGAAATTAACAACCAGCGCTTATACGGTTTCAAAGAATTGTCGATGTCGCCTGCGTACGCAGATAACTCGCTAATTCGGGAAAAAGTAGTGGCCGATATTTTTCGCATGGGAGGAGTAGCTGCCGCTCGTACGGCCTTCTATAAAGTATATATCAACTTTGGCGAAGGAGCCAAGTACTGTGGCATATATACCATGGTAGAGATTATTGACGATACGATGGTAAAAGACCAATTTGGCGAAACAAAAGGAAATATTTACAAACCAGAATCGACATTTCAGTCGTTTGTTCAATCACAGTTTGAAAAGAAAAATAACGAAACTGCGGCTGATTACAGCGATGTTCAGGCGTTTGTCACGGCCCTCAATAGTACCGACCGCACCACCAACGCCGCACAGTGGCGCGCTAATCTCGAAAAAACTTTCAACGTTGATAATTATTTAAAGTATTTGGCCATCAACAACACCATTGTCAATTGGGACTCGTACGGAGCGATGGCGCACAATTATTACTTGTACAACTCGCCAACGAACAAATTGACGTGGATTCCGTGGGATCACAACATGTCGATGACTAGCTCGGCAACGGGCGGAGGAATGAGCCGTTCGGCCGTGTCGTTGGCCATGACCGAAGTAGGCACGGGTTGGCCGCTCATTCGCAACGTCGCCGCTGATCCCGTTTATTACGCCAAATACAAACAGTACGTGCGTTCGTTTGCGGATAATGTTTTCACCACTGCCAAAATGAACGAGTTGTTTGAAAAATATACAACGCTCGTCACGCCGTACGTGACAGGCACCGAAAAAGAGGTTTCTCCTTACACCAACCTCACAAGTACTACCGCATTTACGGCATCTTTGGCCGAACTCAAACAGCATGTTGTCACTCGAAACCAAGCAGTTAATACTTTCCTTAAATAA
- a CDS encoding CotH kinase family protein, with amino-acid sequence MKRTPYLFLLGLLCWISFQSTSQNNTSTSKKKPILPNYEVVFPQNRVNTLEITLTKATWDSVQTDMKKKFGNEFGKGSRFPGPMPKNGAFPPPMGGVPMGGGPAHFGQSEPEYVSASLKFNGKNWNSVGFRLKGNSTLMMSWGQGIYKLPFRLSFDKFSPKGATKPSFYGFHELAMSPAANDPSLLHEKVAADLFRQGGVPAAQTAFYRVFINFGEGLKYCGVYTMVEVIDDTMVGTQFGDTKGNIYKPESTFQQFNQAQFEKKNNKKQADYSDVRAFVAALNDSIRLTSPAQWRSQLEATFNVDHFLKYLAINNVIGNWDTYGAMAHNFYLYNSPTKKLTWIPWDNNEALSNRGGGGMFPSAMARNESSAPSEGFFPPPPMGGKKGGFGGNVSLDLSSVSKQWPLIRYLADDPVYFVQYKNYVKEFTQHLFTTTNMKKLLERQHRLIAPYVEGQEVRPYSQLRDVTNFGRSLEQLNQYVASQRQKVEAFLQKP; translated from the coding sequence ATGAAACGCACACCTTATCTTTTTTTGCTCGGCTTACTTTGTTGGATTTCCTTCCAAAGCACAAGCCAAAACAACACTTCTACCTCCAAAAAGAAGCCAATCCTGCCCAATTACGAGGTTGTATTTCCTCAAAATCGGGTCAATACCCTCGAAATTACGTTGACGAAAGCCACATGGGATAGTGTACAAACTGATATGAAAAAGAAATTTGGAAACGAGTTTGGAAAAGGAAGTCGATTTCCAGGGCCAATGCCTAAAAACGGTGCTTTTCCCCCTCCTATGGGTGGCGTCCCCATGGGTGGAGGCCCTGCTCATTTTGGCCAAAGTGAACCTGAGTACGTCAGCGCTTCTTTAAAATTCAACGGCAAAAATTGGAATTCGGTTGGTTTTCGATTGAAAGGCAATTCTACCCTAATGATGTCGTGGGGGCAAGGCATTTACAAATTACCTTTTCGATTATCGTTTGATAAATTTTCACCTAAAGGGGCAACAAAGCCCTCATTTTACGGCTTTCATGAGTTAGCGATGTCACCTGCCGCCAACGACCCCTCACTTTTACACGAAAAAGTAGCCGCTGATTTGTTTCGCCAAGGCGGCGTTCCCGCCGCCCAAACGGCTTTTTATCGCGTATTTATCAATTTTGGAGAAGGCTTGAAATACTGTGGCGTTTATACCATGGTAGAAGTTATTGACGACACGATGGTTGGTACTCAATTTGGAGATACCAAAGGAAATATTTACAAACCCGAATCTACTTTTCAACAGTTTAATCAGGCGCAGTTTGAGAAGAAAAATAATAAAAAACAGGCAGATTACAGCGACGTTCGGGCGTTTGTCGCAGCCTTAAACGACTCAATCCGACTTACTTCCCCCGCCCAATGGCGTTCACAACTGGAAGCAACGTTCAATGTCGATCATTTTTTAAAATATTTGGCCATCAACAACGTCATTGGCAATTGGGATACCTACGGAGCCATGGCTCACAACTTTTACCTGTACAATTCTCCTACCAAAAAGCTTACATGGATTCCGTGGGACAACAACGAAGCCCTTTCGAACCGTGGCGGTGGTGGAATGTTTCCTTCTGCAATGGCGCGCAATGAAAGTAGTGCCCCTTCTGAAGGGTTCTTTCCGCCGCCGCCGATGGGAGGTAAAAAAGGCGGATTTGGCGGGAATGTTTCCCTCGACCTCTCGTCCGTTAGTAAGCAATGGCCATTGATTCGCTACCTAGCCGATGACCCTGTCTATTTTGTGCAGTACAAAAATTACGTCAAAGAGTTTACCCAACATCTATTTACAACTACCAACATGAAAAAGTTATTGGAACGTCAACATCGACTCATCGCCCCTTATGTAGAGGGTCAAGAAGTACGACCCTATTCTCAACTGCGCGATGTGACAAACTTCGGCCGTTCGCTTGAACAATTGAATCAATATGTAGCCTCCCAACGCCAAAAAGTAGAAGCGTTTTTACAAAAGCCCTAG
- a CDS encoding sensor histidine kinase → MKYLERYNGWLHLIGWVVYIASPLLFFSFSNTWFPPNFGSFLLSKLAGDALLIAFFYLNLQRLIPNLLSKKDVIAYVGAVAGALLIYLIANDLLMQWWRMNRPPMLGQVPPPMPPPSGRMPVRPPFGAIGPPQITAFLSFCLITLASSMIALVRDRLREREEKQQIQLEKIAAELAVLKLQISPHFLFNTLNNIRWLTRQKSDNAEEAVVKLSQLLRYVIYQANHERVPLTQEIEHLQHFIDLQKMRLTEQNSVSFVCEGAIERHQIEPLLFLPFVENAFKYGLHSQQKSDILIGFRVDENHLLFFAENPIFENNLPKEGASGLGIKNVERRLALHYPQRHELHIYTNATTFRVELSLELAP, encoded by the coding sequence ATGAAGTATTTAGAACGATATAACGGGTGGCTGCACCTAATAGGTTGGGTAGTTTACATTGCCTCTCCGTTGCTGTTTTTTTCCTTTTCAAACACGTGGTTTCCGCCTAATTTTGGCAGTTTTTTGCTGAGTAAGCTGGCAGGTGATGCCTTGTTGATTGCCTTTTTTTACCTCAATCTCCAACGCTTAATCCCGAATCTGCTGTCTAAAAAGGATGTGATTGCGTACGTGGGAGCAGTGGCAGGGGCATTGTTGATTTATTTGATTGCCAACGATTTGCTGATGCAGTGGTGGCGAATGAATCGCCCTCCGATGCTTGGGCAAGTACCTCCGCCGATGCCACCACCCTCGGGAAGAATGCCCGTTCGGCCTCCTTTTGGGGCGATAGGGCCTCCACAAATCACTGCTTTTTTGTCGTTTTGTTTGATTACGTTGGCCAGCTCGATGATTGCCTTGGTGCGTGACCGTTTGCGTGAACGGGAAGAAAAACAACAGATTCAATTGGAAAAAATAGCGGCCGAATTGGCCGTGCTGAAACTCCAAATCAGCCCACATTTTTTGTTTAACACCCTCAATAACATTCGTTGGTTGACGCGCCAAAAGTCGGATAATGCCGAAGAAGCAGTGGTGAAATTGTCGCAGTTGCTGCGGTACGTGATTTATCAGGCCAACCACGAACGTGTGCCACTGACGCAAGAAATTGAACACTTGCAGCATTTTATAGACCTCCAAAAAATGCGACTGACCGAGCAAAACTCCGTCTCGTTTGTGTGCGAAGGGGCGATTGAAAGGCATCAAATTGAACCTTTATTGTTTCTGCCATTTGTCGAAAATGCGTTTAAATACGGTCTGCACAGTCAACAAAAAAGCGATATTTTGATTGGCTTTCGGGTGGACGAAAACCACCTGTTGTTTTTTGCCGAAAACCCCATTTTTGAAAATAACCTACCTAAAGAAGGGGCGTCGGGACTAGGAATTAAAAATGTGGAACGCCGCCTAGCCCTGCATTATCCACAGCGGCACGAATTGCATATTTACACCAACGCCACTACATTTCGAGTGGAACTATCCCTTGAATTAGCCCCATGA
- a CDS encoding LytTR family DNA-binding domain-containing protein translates to MTQIRCIAIDDEPFALAILADDLRRFPYLDLQATFSNAFDADLWLKTHSVDLIFLDIQMPTLTGTQFLRGLSQPPMVIFTTAYEQYALEGFELNVVDYLLKPIPFQRFEKAVFRAKELFELRQKEETPAVAERGFFFVFSEYKEIKIYFDEVNYVEGLKDYVKIYTTQQPKPILTRLNLKAMEAKLPEMQFGRVHNSFIVAFERITAVQRAKVHLGNVEIPIGNRYIAEFEQRYRKLSSE, encoded by the coding sequence ATGACGCAAATACGCTGCATAGCCATTGACGATGAACCATTTGCTTTGGCGATTTTGGCCGATGACCTTCGTCGGTTTCCATATTTAGATTTACAAGCTACTTTTTCCAATGCCTTCGATGCTGATTTGTGGCTTAAAACCCATTCGGTGGACCTCATTTTTCTGGATATTCAGATGCCTACGTTGACAGGGACGCAATTTTTACGCGGACTTTCACAACCGCCAATGGTGATTTTTACGACGGCCTATGAGCAGTATGCTTTGGAGGGTTTTGAACTAAATGTCGTGGATTATTTGCTCAAACCGATTCCGTTTCAACGTTTTGAAAAAGCAGTATTTCGGGCCAAAGAATTGTTTGAATTGCGTCAGAAAGAGGAGACGCCAGCGGTCGCGGAACGTGGTTTTTTCTTTGTTTTTTCGGAATACAAAGAAATCAAGATTTATTTCGATGAAGTAAATTACGTGGAAGGGCTCAAAGACTACGTCAAAATTTACACCACGCAGCAGCCGAAACCGATTCTGACGCGCCTGAACCTAAAAGCCATGGAGGCCAAACTGCCCGAAATGCAATTTGGCCGCGTTCATAATTCGTTTATTGTCGCTTTTGAACGGATAACGGCAGTTCAGAGAGCCAAAGTCCACTTAGGTAATGTCGAAATTCCGATTGGGAATCGCTACATAGCTGAGTTTGAGCAACGGTACCGAAAACTATCGAGCGAGTAA
- a CDS encoding gliding motility-associated C-terminal domain-containing protein: MKSTLVLFFFLVSLAVLGQDYCDPAQRNAAIGTGGFIVKGSSVGCLLFDVNVEKTVGENAQYIYDYKGGDPTKAPYTATATTSHRYTKLGKYTILQLVSTGGTGAIACRVVEAVTAPNYKVQVCSGRKVVVTIADDSTTKGYESFLVNFGGGVFIPVSKANSPYVISYAYPATANAATISVTGTAPGNIPLTCKKDTNVVLNTSTATGVSIRKVTTRPDGTVDVLVRGSAGIKADIQIDEGATGTFRNTGQSATTNDTTTVTIRNINAAQNPYCFRLSTSDVCDNTTTTSSVVCATSLDVVAQNQQNVLTWKEYPHAASFQNYRVNLNGTPSPVVTNRTTTTQTDRNVTCGNQYCYQVTVTLAGGVESVSQLRCVQAISSDVPSKITNVVASVLEEEQKVEVRITNPPASGASPSRFKTIFLRAENGSNNYQEVGIANNQLTFIDPTANPNAQSYCYKVQYENSCGNRSEPSDPVCSIHLYSKTSSTVDWTVDSPFLFPIGYYALEILNEEGVLVDQVRLGGNSSFNPDTYNPDQQQFRYRILAYPQGSSGLISYSNPYVFVRNALVFIPDAFSPNQDTVNDFFAMKGQFVNTSRLIVYNRWGEVLFESDDAIKKGWDGMLNGQPAPEGSYVYRIEVSDLLGKNFVKIGTLLLAR, translated from the coding sequence ATGAAATCAACTCTTGTACTTTTTTTCTTTTTGGTAAGCCTAGCCGTCTTGGGGCAAGATTATTGTGACCCTGCTCAACGAAACGCTGCAATTGGTACGGGCGGATTCATCGTAAAAGGCTCGTCCGTTGGGTGCCTTTTATTTGATGTTAATGTAGAAAAAACGGTGGGAGAAAATGCCCAATACATTTATGATTACAAAGGTGGCGACCCTACCAAAGCGCCTTACACGGCTACTGCCACCACGTCACATCGCTATACAAAACTTGGCAAATATACCATTCTCCAGCTTGTAAGCACGGGGGGGACTGGAGCCATCGCCTGCCGCGTAGTCGAAGCTGTCACAGCGCCCAATTATAAGGTACAAGTCTGTAGTGGACGCAAAGTGGTAGTCACAATCGCCGACGATTCTACCACCAAAGGCTACGAATCTTTTTTGGTTAATTTTGGAGGAGGTGTTTTTATTCCCGTTTCCAAAGCCAACAGCCCTTACGTTATTTCTTATGCTTACCCTGCTACTGCCAATGCCGCGACCATTTCGGTAACGGGTACTGCACCTGGCAACATTCCACTTACTTGTAAAAAAGACACCAATGTGGTTTTGAATACTTCTACCGCAACGGGCGTATCAATCCGCAAAGTAACTACCCGCCCCGACGGCACGGTGGATGTGCTTGTCAGAGGTAGCGCGGGCATCAAAGCCGACATTCAAATCGACGAAGGTGCCACGGGAACGTTTAGAAACACAGGCCAAAGTGCGACCACCAACGATACCACTACGGTGACAATTCGGAACATCAACGCTGCCCAAAATCCGTATTGTTTTCGCCTAAGTACTAGCGATGTTTGCGACAATACCACCACTACTTCCAGCGTGGTATGTGCCACGAGCTTAGATGTTGTAGCTCAAAACCAACAAAACGTACTCACTTGGAAAGAATATCCGCACGCGGCCTCATTTCAAAATTACCGCGTTAATCTCAACGGAACCCCTAGCCCAGTAGTCACGAATCGTACCACAACAACCCAAACTGACCGCAACGTGACCTGCGGAAATCAGTATTGTTATCAAGTTACGGTGACATTGGCGGGAGGCGTTGAATCGGTTTCGCAACTTCGCTGTGTTCAAGCCATTTCTAGCGATGTTCCATCAAAAATTACCAACGTCGTGGCTTCAGTCCTAGAAGAAGAACAAAAAGTAGAAGTACGTATTACCAATCCACCAGCTTCGGGAGCTAGTCCTTCTCGGTTCAAAACCATTTTTTTACGCGCCGAGAATGGCAGCAATAACTATCAAGAGGTGGGGATTGCCAATAACCAATTGACATTTATTGACCCCACCGCCAACCCCAATGCTCAGTCGTACTGCTATAAAGTTCAATACGAAAACAGTTGCGGAAATCGCTCCGAGCCAAGCGACCCCGTTTGTTCAATTCACTTATATTCCAAAACAAGCTCAACCGTTGACTGGACTGTTGACTCACCTTTCTTGTTTCCGATTGGCTATTACGCTTTAGAAATATTGAACGAGGAAGGGGTTCTTGTTGACCAAGTTCGTTTGGGAGGAAACTCTAGTTTCAACCCTGACACTTATAATCCTGACCAACAACAGTTTAGATACCGAATACTTGCTTACCCACAAGGGTCTTCGGGGTTAATAAGTTATTCTAACCCTTACGTTTTTGTCCGCAATGCCCTTGTCTTCATTCCCGATGCGTTTTCTCCTAACCAAGACACGGTCAACGACTTTTTTGCGATGAAAGGACAATTTGTCAATACCTCAAGACTGATTGTCTATAACCGATGGGGTGAAGTGCTTTTTGAATCCGATGATGCGATAAAAAAAGGGTGGGACGGAATGCTCAACGGACAACCCGCACCCGAAGGGTCTTACGTGTATCGGATTGAAGTGAGTGATTTACTTGGTAAAAATTTTGTTAAAATCGGGACACTCTTACTCGCTCGATAG
- a CDS encoding bifunctional 3,4-dihydroxy-2-butanone-4-phosphate synthase/GTP cyclohydrolase II — MDSNNNTNSIKLDTIESAIEDIRAGKIIIVVDDEDRENEGDFICAAEMTTPEMVNFMVKEGRGLMCAPLTVERCEELGLKMMVGDNTSTHETPFTVSVDLLGHGCTTGISASDRSKTIQALVDPNIRPEELGRPGHIFPLRAMPGGVLRRTGHTEAAIDFARLAGLKPAGVLIEILNEDGTMARLPQLRELADKFDMKLVSIKDLIEYRLQKETLIKREIAVDMPTEWGHFDMIAFRQIHTDELHLALIKGTWEKDEPVLVRVHSSCVTGDIFGSCRCDCGPQLHASMEMVERAGKGVVVYMNQEGRGIGLINKLKAYKLQENGLDTVDANIALGFKMDERDYGVGAQILRDLGLSKIKLISNNPKKRVGLMGYGLEIVDCVPIEMPANEYNERYLKTKRDKMGHRLTQFAAVKE; from the coding sequence ATGGATAGCAATAATAATACCAATTCCATCAAGCTCGATACCATTGAATCGGCGATTGAAGACATTCGAGCAGGGAAAATCATCATTGTGGTCGATGATGAAGACCGTGAAAATGAAGGAGACTTCATTTGTGCGGCCGAAATGACCACGCCTGAAATGGTGAACTTCATGGTAAAAGAAGGCCGAGGGCTCATGTGTGCCCCCCTTACCGTGGAGCGCTGCGAGGAATTGGGCCTCAAAATGATGGTGGGAGATAATACTTCTACGCACGAGACACCGTTTACCGTATCGGTCGATTTGCTGGGGCACGGCTGTACGACAGGGATTTCTGCTTCCGACCGTTCTAAAACCATTCAGGCACTGGTGGATCCCAACATTCGTCCCGAAGAATTAGGTCGTCCCGGACATATTTTTCCGCTTCGTGCCATGCCTGGCGGCGTACTTCGTCGCACGGGTCATACCGAAGCTGCCATTGATTTTGCCCGTTTGGCGGGTTTAAAACCTGCGGGAGTATTGATTGAGATTTTGAACGAAGACGGTACGATGGCGCGTTTGCCACAGCTGCGCGAATTGGCCGATAAGTTTGATATGAAGCTGGTGTCTATCAAAGATTTGATAGAATATCGCCTTCAAAAAGAAACCCTTATCAAGCGCGAAATCGCCGTTGACATGCCGACCGAATGGGGGCATTTTGACATGATTGCCTTCCGCCAAATCCATACCGATGAGTTACATTTAGCCCTTATTAAAGGTACGTGGGAAAAAGATGAACCCGTATTGGTGCGCGTTCACTCATCGTGCGTGACGGGCGATATTTTCGGGTCATGCCGTTGCGACTGCGGGCCGCAATTGCACGCGTCGATGGAAATGGTTGAGCGCGCGGGCAAAGGCGTGGTGGTGTATATGAACCAAGAAGGGCGCGGTATTGGACTTATCAACAAACTGAAAGCCTATAAGTTACAAGAAAATGGCTTGGATACTGTTGATGCCAATATTGCCCTTGGATTTAAAATGGACGAGCGCGATTACGGCGTAGGCGCACAGATTTTGCGCGATTTGGGATTGAGCAAAATCAAACTCATTTCCAACAACCCTAAAAAACGGGTGGGTTTGATGGGTTATGGCTTAGAAATCGTCGATTGTGTACCCATCGAAATGCCTGCGAATGAGTACAATGAAAGGTATTTGAAAACAAAACGTGATAAAATGGGGCATCGCCTCACGCAGTTTGCAGCTGTGAAAGAATAA
- a CDS encoding ATP-binding cassette domain-containing protein: MSIRIQHLTKLYGAQKAVNDISFDVKPGEIMGFLGPNGAGKSTTMKITTGYLSATSGSVEVCGFDVAKQSMEVRRSIGYLPEHNPLYTDMYIKEFLRFVGALYGLKGEKLRQLVSEMIEICGLGLEQNKKIGQLSKGYRQRVGLAQALIHNPPVLILDEATTGLDPNQILEIRTLIKSVGKEKTVLFSSHIMQEVEAICDRAVIINRGQVVANRTLADLRNEGKPLEEVFRELTTQ; encoded by the coding sequence ATGTCCATTCGGATACAACACCTCACTAAACTATACGGCGCTCAAAAAGCCGTCAACGACATTAGCTTCGACGTAAAGCCTGGAGAAATCATGGGATTTTTAGGGCCTAACGGCGCGGGAAAATCGACGACCATGAAAATCACGACGGGCTACCTCAGCGCCACCAGCGGAAGCGTAGAAGTCTGTGGATTTGACGTAGCGAAGCAGTCGATGGAAGTACGCCGCTCGATTGGCTATCTACCTGAACACAATCCGCTTTACACCGATATGTATATCAAGGAATTTTTGCGTTTTGTGGGAGCTTTGTATGGCCTCAAAGGTGAAAAATTGCGCCAACTGGTGAGTGAAATGATAGAAATATGTGGGCTAGGGCTTGAACAAAACAAAAAAATTGGACAATTATCCAAAGGCTATCGGCAACGCGTTGGTTTGGCCCAAGCCCTAATTCATAACCCACCCGTTTTGATTTTGGACGAAGCCACCACGGGGCTCGACCCCAACCAAATTCTTGAGATTCGGACACTCATTAAAAGCGTTGGAAAAGAAAAAACGGTTCTTTTTTCGTCGCACATTATGCAAGAAGTAGAAGCCATTTGCGACCGTGCCGTCATTATCAATCGGGGGCAAGTCGTAGCCAATCGCACCCTTGCCGATTTACGTAACGAAGGCAAACCGCTAGAAGAAGTCTTCCGAGAGCTTACCACGCAATAG